DNA from Eubalaena glacialis isolate mEubGla1 chromosome 2, mEubGla1.1.hap2.+ XY, whole genome shotgun sequence:
GCAGTTTTGAAACCAACACAGTTTGGGTGAGCTCTCAGCATATAATTAACCCCTTTTTAAAGAGCACCCACCCCATCTCTCTGATCCACATAGGAAGCCCTTCAAATGGATTATGATAGGCTGGGGAAATGACTACCTGATATTAGAACATAGTGTACAGAAGTTTTCCTACAGTGAATTTTTATGAATGTCTCTATTTTCACATAAAAGATATGAAAATGATGAAGAAATCTGCAGACCATAAGAACTTGGAAATCGTTGTCACTAATGGCTATGAAAAAGACAGCTTTGTTCAGGGTGTACAGAACGACATTCATGCCAGTCCTTCCCTGAATGGCAGAGGCGCTGAGACAGTAAAATCTGTAGATCAAAACTTGGAGCAAACTGAAAAAACTGCTGTCTGTGTTCACCAAGGTACTGTCCCATCAAAGTtgtttctctggcttctttcctatgaataatatattcttttaataattttaggaTATTTAGGAGctgttgagaattttaaaaacctcTATTCAGTAACATCTTAAGGTTTATTAATATTATAAGGGTTTATAGCTTTGAAAGACCAAAATAGGGCCAaggcttttatatttttcttgaaatattttttattatgtttttgtatggaattttaaaataaaatctttgaaatttttacttttattactgATGTTTCTTTTAACTCAGGTCAGATACTCAGATACTTTTGTTCTCAGGTCAGCAAAATAAGGGTAAGTTACGGCTCTAGGAGTGAGCCTATAGTGTGTATACAGTGAATTATTGACATTGCTGTAATTCACTAGAGAAACCAAGAAGTACCATTTCTTAATATAACAACCAAATGTGCACAGTTGCATCCCAAATTTAGGGTCCTAGCCGGTAGTCAgttttttcttataaagttatTAGGTTTTTATAAGTTTGATCTGGACAGTGTCTTTTTATAATTCCATGATAAATACTCTGTAatctttttacataaaaattactgactaaatttaaaattttggtaagTTAAAAGAAAGTAAACCAAATTTATCTCCCAATATGAAATGGTAAATCAAATTTATCTcccaatatgaaaataataaagagcagataaattttgaaaatgtaataaatgcaTTTGTCTTCAATTAGAGAATAATTATTCTTCCCggacatttgtatatatttagatGTAAATGATGATCATGTTGAAGATGTTTCAGCAATTCAGCATTTGACGAGTGATTCAGACAGTGAAGTTTACTGTGATTCCATGGAGCAATTTGGACAAGAAGAggtaaaaatgacattttttaattggtaaaTTTTCAAAGTGATATATCAGAATTCCATGCATAACTTCTGTTAATAACAGATGTGTATGCTGTTCACCACTTTGAAAACATACCTCTAACATGTTTaaacatttgtattttgtttttttttgtgaattaaaaaatatataaaattcctgaatattcaaaaatgtttaaatattataatttataatgtatttacatttataaatattctgaGAGAGGTGGGATGAGAGGCAGAAGGTGAACTCCTTATGCTAGTCCTTATGTTTGAGACATTGATAACAGTCAAGAAGATTGAATAATTTCAAACAAATAAATCTGTTCTTCACATTGACTAATACATTGGACTGAAATTTTAAGTGGAAATACTTTTCAAATTTCAGTTAATTAAGATTTGGTATTGAAAACTAACATTTGGAAAACCATTAAAagtacatgaattttttttttttttctcttggacaACATTTTCTGATAACGACTATGGTGGTTTTGACGGCTATAtttatgtttgttgtttttacatcCTCCCCCTGGTCTTTCCCCACCCCTGTTCTAACacagtgctttttaaatttttaaaatttattttgttctattttttattttaaaattaaattaatttaaaattttttaaatttatttttttattttattgaagtatagttgatttacagtgttgtgacaGTGCTTTTTGAATACAGTAACTCTGgatatttaaatgtttcttggaTGAATGACTGAGTCACGAGCACAGTTCACTGCCAAACATCTCAGTTCTTTGCTTGTATATAAATCATCTCTATCCCATTTCTCCCCTACAGATGGGAGGCAGAATATGAATTGAagacattttttagaaaaataatattttctataataaCATTACAAAAATACCGCTTTATAAAACCAGTCATTCTTCGATTGTCATGGAAACTTTGTGGTGTATAACTACGTGCTTTACATTTGTAGTCTTTAGATAGCTTTACGTCAAACAATGGACCATTTCGCTATTACTTGGGTGGTAATCCCAGTCAGCCCTTGGAAAGTTCTGGTTTTCCTGAAGATGTTCAAGTATCTCCTGGGAATGGCCACAGGGGGGACACACAGGCGGCAGCAGTGGAAGGCAAAGGTGAAGTAAAGCACGGAGGAGAGGATGGCGGGAGTAACAGTGGAGCGCCGCACCGTGAGAAACGGGCTGGAGAAAGTGAGGAATTCTCTAACATCAGGAGAGGGAGAGGTGTGTAGCGCTTGTTTTTTGTTCTCACTGTCTTTATAAACGAATTAATGAAATGGGGAGGTTCTAGATAGGAGAGGCACCAGGACTGTCCCTCTGCAAAGGGAATGTTGAAAGTTATCCTCGCGGAACATCTGACCATTTTCCTTTATGTCTGGTTCTCTCCTTTGACTCTACAGGGCATAGCAGTGTATTCTTTGAAGGTGTGGGAGAAAACATGTCTATTTCCATATCTTTTATGCAGTTTTTTAAGGTAGCCAAATTTATGTTGTATCACCTCCTTGAACACTCACTTACTGATTGCTCCAACTGTGCTGCTGCTTTTTTCCTACTATAGGTGAAAATCTGAATTCCTTATTGTTTCCCATTTCCCCGCTTAGGTCAAAAGACATCATTTCAAGCTGATAAATCAAGTAATAGAGATAAAAGAACATTTAACAGTACAGAGGGAGACATTAAGAATATTAATGTGATCAGGTAATAAAGAGTTGAGTGGGGAAGGAAAATTAATTTACAGTTGTTTATAGTAAAGAATCAGTAGGTACTGTCAAAAATAGCCATTTGAACAAAAACAAACCTTTCtaatttatcagaaaaaaatacacatttttaaaaaagcagtgaaaacaaaccatgtagtaaaatattttttaaaactcataaaacaatGCATAATATAAAAGACTTAAGATCAAATGCATTTGTGAAAGCAGTACAAGTAAACAGGCTCTACTCACCTACTTAAAGAAGAAGGTATTTGGATTGGTTCACAAAACAAAGCATAACTTCATGCTATAGTCTACAAGAGGCATattcagaaagtaaaaaataaaagtataggcAAAGGTATCTCACacaaatgcatattaaaataaaacaaggttaGTAATCTTGATATCAGGGAAGATTAATTTCAGGACAAAAAGCATTAAGATAAAGAGGGCCACTTGTAATGTTAAGGTGTGCAGTAGAGACTTAAAATTGTTAATATCTTATATAACATCAACACTTCAAAAAGCAAAATCTGCAGATGATATAAGGAGAAATAGGGAAAATCATATTAATATTCAGGAGACTTTAATGTACTTTTTTTGGTCTATATGAGAGTATAAGGACAAAAACATAACTAAGGATAATGAGAACCTTACTAACATAATTAATTTGGTAAATCTAATTGGTAGTTATCAAACTGTGTACCATGATACCTATGGAACCTGATAATTCTAGATGCTAAATTTTTCTTTGTTACCCTTATGACACCCAGGCAAGAAACTTTGGactgtatttcttatttattgtcaCCATTGTCTCCCCCTTTCTACATTTGGTCCATCAGATAAACCTGTAATTCATTCTCTCTAatgtcttcctttccaatttgataGCCAGGCCAAGCTTTTCGTTTTTCACTGATTCAGAAACCTCTTAAGCTTGTATGactgttcttattttctaattaaaTACATTCTCAAAGTGATCAGGAtaatctctctgttttttttttttactaagacaCATTCTTCCTATTGAAGAATATACAGTGTTTTTTGTCTGTATatatgcctatatatatatatatatatatatatatatataggtctgCCTATAAAGCCTGCACTCCTCACCTTCACATGGAACTTGATTCGACCTGTCCTTTGCTCTTCCTGACGTTATCATCCTCATGTTTTCATCACTCTCCTTTTTAGCATCTACCtcaaataagtaaagaaaatctTCCCACTCCCACCACCGGCTTGCCCCTTCCATGTCTATGTCTTTCCTATCATTTGGCATAGTCTTTTGTCTCTTCTTTGTTGATATTTGACTATCCCTTCATTCAAAATTcaacctaaaggaaaaaaatagtgcTTTTGGGGAGTCTTTCCTAATAATtcacatttaactttaattagtgGAATACTATATTCTTTTAGTATCCTTACACTTTTACACGCATTCCTTTTGTCAGGACTTTTATGTGTTCTGAATATAGGATAGGTTAATAAATCTTGATAGCATATTATAAAGCAGTAGGGAAATAGCAGGCTCTGGGGACCCCTAGGGTAAGATAGTCAAGTGTATGATGGTCATAACATGTCCCGCCCTCAAcctaattaaatgaataaaaaagaagaaaaaaatatcaaggtATATGGCAACAGCAACTAGATAAGGGACTCATCCTCGTACCATAAACTTTGCAAAATATCAGAGAGACAGGACAATTAGAAAGAAACTAGAATAGATAGGAAGTTCTGTTCTCTATAGAAACAGTGAGAATGAAGGTGAGTcaatgaaattttgaaaaaaaccTCTCAATTTAGTGGGAAGCAGACTGGAAGCCATAGTGGCTCGAGGATGAAGACTCAGAGTGTCCTTCTGGAACTCTTTTGGACACACAGCCAGAATGAGTGCAAgacttgttattatttttctcttccacctCTGGTTGAGAAGGAGGCTGGAGAATGGGGCATAATCTGGTGGAACTAATCACCTCTTGTCACAGaggcttaaaaaaaagagaagatacagGGAGGATTGGGTAGCCTAGTGTCCAGTTCACCGAATTTCACATACCCTCCCGTCTCCTTCCCCTGGGGACAAGCAGAACCACAGCCAGAGCTAGAAGAAACTGGGGTTTGCTTTCAGACATGACCTCCCTCTTCTAGTTCTGACCTTGAGGACACTGAGGGAGGCAGGGGGAGATAATTGCTCAGTGATAATTCTCTGTCACTGCCAAAGGCCATCTGGCCTCTTATATGGAGGAATGATCTGAAATATAAGGCCATCTGTCATTTGAATatatatgtcattttatatatatatatatatcgctgATCCAGGAAAAGTCCCCAACACAGGGCATTTCACAATGTTCaaagaaagagaatagaaaacaatTCCCCCGTTACCTCAGCCCCTACCTCTAGTCCCACTCAGAAGAGCCTAATGTAGAAGCAACAGACACTAATGATATCAAGCCTACAAGGTCAGGTCTGGGGTGACATACCAGTAGGGCAATGTCAACGTGGCAGGAAACCCACTCTATTTAGGTAGATTGATAGAGTTGCCTGTGTCATAGATAAACAAGCTGACAAAAACTGACCTGGGAACTATGTAGAAATCCTAcagacaaggaaaaaataaaaaggagagtgGAGAGGGGGAAAGGCGCTTAGGATGTAAACAAAAGATCTGTTTTGGAAGAATATACATGCCAGAAAACAGAACATTTTAGATAACCAGTATTCCTcactcaataaaaaagaacataaacaCTTACAAATAGGAGATCGAAGCAGAGATGATAAGgcctaaaaaaaggaaattgcatAGGTAGGGGGAAAATTGGAGGCATAAGTAATAGTTATATAACTTATAAATACATTAGAAACAGTAAAGAAGAGAATTGACATGGCAGAAATgcaagtcattcatttattcaagaaaggCAGCTTATACAGTTTGGGCAGAGGGCCCCTCTTtacaagaaaaaatacaaatttgttaatatttagtTAAGAAAAAGGTCACAACGTATTACTAGAACCTTGGATTCAGGTTTCTTTCTTTAGgtaatttaacaaaattgtttATATGAAACGCTTCCTGTTTAAAATCTGACTTTACCCACCTACAGCTCTCTAAGGCTCCCAGAAATCACAGGGGCCCGTACAGGGGGATGGGCTGATACTCCTGTCTTTGTGAAGGCGGTTTGAACACTGAGTATTACAAAGGATGTAGTAAAGTGAGCAGAGACAGCAGTAGTTCTCTGGCACCATCAGTACCCACTGATAGACCATCACAGAATATGTCAAGCTCTTAAGGATGCAGGAAAAAACTAAGCCTCAAATTCGacttcccacttttttttttctgtgtaaattCCAGACCAATAGCTGAGTTCAGGAATGACCACTTCAAATTTTACTTCCTTTCGATACAAGAGTAGAGGTCTTCTTGAAGATGGCATTGAGCATTTCAGTGTACTCTTTGGGGTTTAACTTGGCAGATGGCTCCAATTCCATTTCTCTTACAGCCCCAAACACTGCTTGATGCAAGTTCAGTTTTGGGAATCCTGCTTCTGTAGGGTTCCAGGATGCCAAAGGGCAATGAGGTAGAcaattttctgtttattatttaaaacaaaacttacGTATTATATTAGCAAGCATGTAAAACTTGTGATATTCCATTTCTGCAAGGGTAAGGTAACATAGTAGTACCTTTTACACACTACAATATAAAACTGTTtcggacgtccctggtggtccagtggttaggactctgcgctcccaatacagggAGCACAGGgtcgatccctgtttggggaactaggatcctgcatgccacatggtgaggccaaacaaacaaacaaacaaaaaactgtttcAGCCTTTGTGAAAAATAACTTGGCAACACTCATTAAGAACCACGACAAAATTGTTATCCTTTCACCCAGGAATTCTTCTTTGAATTTGTCTGACCTAAAGAAATCAATAGAAATTTGGACAAGAATTTATATGCAAAGACATTCATTGCAATGTTATTTGTAATCGCAAAAATTTGGAGTCACCCTAACTATCTAAAAGTGCAAAATGATTGAGTAAATTATTTCATGGTCTTACTAGTGAATTCATATAGCTGTTTCAGTGTTTTTGGAATTGGAGTAAAATTTAATGATGCACGTAAatgttcataatattttttaaaagtaggacaCAAAATCACGTATAAGGGGTAATGCCAATTCTGTAAATATAGGCGTAGAAAAAAGAACGTATGGATAGacaacaaaatgttaatagtagtGAGATTTCAATATAAGTATAATGGAATTTATaagaaaaaccatttaaaaaccTTTTGGGAGGCTTACAGTGATCAAATAGGAAAACATGGCTATTTAGTGTAGCTTTTAATACTCCAAAGAAACAGCCTCATATTTTTTCAATCTTGTTACTGTATTAGTAAAGAATTTTTAAGAATGTACCCCAAATATGTGTATTATTTGTGTATTATATACATTGAGTCATGTACTAGTATATTAGGTACATTATAAAAccttagcaaaaaaataaaattaagactaTAAATAGAAGTTTATACCTATGTCAACTTCTTTgattttaatagtttattttgtGTACTTCCTGATTGCTTCCACTCCACTTTGGAGATTTAGATCTCAAAGAAatagaggaaaaatgaaaaaaaaaaacacaaaaaacacccCACCATTTCTACTCTTCTAAGAGTGATTAAAACTAACTTATTTTGCTCTCTTAAAATAGGGCACAGGATGCAACATTTGAGCGAAGGAAGCAAAGGTCGGCAAGTGGGAAGTGGAGGTGATGGGGAACGCTGGGGTTCAGACAGAGGGTCGAGGGGCAGCCTCAACGAGCAGATCGCTCTCGTGCTCATGCGCCTGCAGGAGGACATGCAGAACGTCCTTCAGAGACTCCACAAACTGGAGACGCTGACGGCATCGCAGGTAGCCTTCCTCATTTGTCTTGTCTTCATCTGCTGTTGAGCCCATCAAACAGTGTGTAATTGGAATCTGTGTTAATCTGATTTAAATGAACCATACAAATGATACCCAAAGCTTATTTTAGCAGTTAAGTAAGATTATATGTTTAGGGAACCAGGCTCAGATTATGTTTTATCAAGAGGTATATGGTGTGTTCCAATGAGAAGAATATTCAAATACACTGATTTGAATGTTTTGCTAAGAAGGAGACAAATTCTGGATCCACAAAATGCTAAACAGTAACagtttacaaaatgctttttCTTGTTAAATGTGTGATTTTTTGGTGTGTGCATTTAATACCTGTCTTTCTTGCTAGACTATAAACACCGTGATTGTAGGgactatatatatactattttatttactgCTGCTAAAGGACAGAGCCTTGTTCCAAGGAGGGggcataataaatatttgctgttagattaaaaaaaaatctgatttacacacatcagtggagtttaatggtttttaaaaggatctacttttgaaaatattatttcagaaaaGACTGACCCAAAAGCCAAATACCACTAAAAATAATTGGAATTTTTCAGCATATAAAATTAGCAGTACCATGTTGGAGACAGGAAGAAGAACACGAGAAGAATAAGAAGTGTTGAACAGTGCAGTTTGTGGCACTAATAGAGACCACAGCTAATGTCCTAGGGTTCACCATTGAAGGGCTATCCTTTTGTAGTAAGCGTTGTCTTCTATCTTGAcctcttttaaaaatgctgtgGAGGTAATACACTAACTTACCCATTCTTTACTGTAAATTAGTTTTAGGATCAAAACTTTCAAGCCGGAGAGAAATGTAGAGTTATGATTTGACCTCCACTATGGTTTGCTATAGCTTATCATGAATCTCCAAAACAGATATTTGGATATTGTTCACATAATCTTTACACTTTTACAGTTTTAATAATCAAGGCTATAGTTCTTAAATGTGTTTGTAAGTTGGTAGTTTAtatggaaatcaaggaattaataAGAAATGTTGAGTAAGTAATTTAATAAGAATGTAAAAGAAGTAATGGTTCAGATTaatttgaggttttattttgataattttatattatttgaacTATAAAATGTAAGAGATAATTATTTGGCTAGCAATTTTAGGGACTTTTAATTTGGTCACTGTGAGTTTCGGGATAATCAAAGCATAGTTAGCAGAAAAATCGAGAGTAATCCAATATTtcacccttttttttaaaaaaaaagataggaaatagaaaaaattactgtatttttttttttctttttgtcaaagCTAAATCAGTTTCATTTGTGTTGATAGGCAAAATCATCAGCATTACAGACTGGTAATCAGCCCCCTTCACCGGTAAGAAATTCTTATCTTAAATCTAAGTGCCAGGGTTTCAAATAAGTTACAGTAAATTTAGATTATATGATGTCCTTAAAGTATTCCAAATGAAATCTACCCTTTAGAATtttgaagtttaaaatatatttgttttgtacTAAGTCTGAAGTACTTCTGAAAGTCTACTTACTGAATTACGCTCTAAAATTATCTCCCTCCCTTTAGCAGGAGTGAGATCTATTATTAGTTATATAGTTTCAAAATTatggtgtgttttttaaatttatatatgcaatatgtaatagactggtgaccagcttattttattttctcagagaCCATCTTGGTGGCCCTTCGAGATGTCTCCTGGTGCATTAATCTTTGCTATCATATGGCCTTTTATTGCCCAGTGGTTGGTGCATTTATATTACCAAAGAAGGAGAAGGTAATACGATAGTTTTATAATTCAAAGTGGTATGTAAACTCTTACAATCTATAGCAGACAGAGCTTTCAGCAGCAGTTAGGGAGATAggtccattttatagatagattgtcatactgagcatTCTGTACTGATCATGAGACTGAAACTACCTTGGAAATGATATCTAGTGGGTTTTTAGATACTTgttagattaaaattttttcacttgAGAGCATCTGATGCATTTGTACACCTTTGGTTTATGCAACAGCAAGAAAATGATTACAGGCTTAAGTTTTATGTCTTATGAAGAAACAGTGTTCTCAAAGTATGATTTTTTGGGGGGACCCTTTGCTAACATTAAAGGacaacagataagaaaactaataATGCCTGTGTGCTCTCTATACCTTAGAAATATAGACATTGGCATTTCAGAAAATGTTCATCCTGGTGGTTGGCTAGAAATAGGGCTTATTCTAATTTGAGGGCCAGAATTCCAGTTTGGATGCCAGGAAATAACTCAGATAAGTCTGAGAATAATAGGTTCGAATCCTTGCAAGTGCTCTGAGATTGTCTAGATGAGGAATAACCTGAGGCCAAAACTCTTGGGTTCAAGAAAATCGTTAAAAGCATTTTTTTGGACACTATGTAAACTGAATTACTTTCCCTGGATGGGCAGATGGACAAATATTTGTCATTCGTGGCCTCACTGATTATGTTTCTGGTGTTTCATCACCATTTCCCATTAAGTCACAACAGATGGGGAAAAGAGATAGGGTATTTGGTGGTAAGATTTTAAGTGCTCTCTTACATATGTGCAgtagaaacacattttttaaaaatctacaagttTAAATAATTATAAGGTCTGTTGTTCCTCTACCAAAGAACCCACGTTTCTAATTACTGCACGtgataacaaaagcaaaaaccaaacatTTACCCTTCTCCTACGTCAAAGGGCTAAGCAGCACACTAGTCTAAGTGCTCCAGTGAGAATGCTTCATAGTAGAGAAACGGAAATGCATGTGGCCTTGGGTGACTTGGTTTAGTCTTCCTTGTTCTCTGCTTATGTTAAGACTGTTTGATTTATGTTCATAAATGAACTCAATACGTTTTCTGGTACATTAATGTTCTTGGAATATACTTGCTCACTTAAAAAACTTTTGTGGGATTTCAGAAGCCTAAGTTGCCTTCTCAGTATCATTTACCCCCTTTCTAAGCCATCTGTGTATGTGTCATTTCAGCTGTTAAGATACCGACCTTGGGACTATATCTATAGATACAGACTATAGAccgtggcccagtggttaagaatccacgcatCCATTGTAGGGGGTGTGaggtcaatccctggttggggaactaagatcccgcatgctgcatgacatggccaaaaaaaggggaaaaaaagatatagaCCTTAATttaaatcctttcttttcttttttcacacattTTGTGTTTCTCCTGTGATGGTTGGGTGCTATACAGTGTTTTAAATCCTAATATCCCTGAtaataggaggaaaaaagaacCAAACCTTTTTTCCATATGTGGTTATACTGGATTTAAGCGGCTGGCAACAGTGGTGCTAACGGGAGGTGTTCACATGTTTTGCAATGCATTTCAAagttctttttcatgttttcctttgtaGGAAGTTGGGGATTGGAGAATAGagaaattcaacacacgacaaaaaAACCTAAAGTTTACTTCGATTAATTTATTTCATGCTTAAGGTTGAAGCAGCTTGTCACTTTATTAAAGACTGAAAAAACAAAGTGTACTTTGCTTCAGCAGTCATGGAAAATTGcagtttttctaaaattattattttttttaatgttctttactTGTAAAAGTATATGCCATTTCTCCTAAGTATTCCTTTCAGTTGTTGACAGATGTCTCTGAATGGAGAAACTTTTCTCTATTCCTAATTTTCTACTTTGTTATTATTGaatctttatccagttttccaatGTATGTTAGGTATTTAATCCTTCAAAGTTGTAAATTATTAGTGCTCTGCAACTACATTTTGATGAGACATAgtgtttttatgtattgtttactTATATATGTAAGGAGTCAGCTGGGGTTGGCGATAGAAATAAGTTTTGGCTTGAGGGGATTTAGGCATCTTTTAATCTGGCAGTGTTTAACAGGTTTTAATCTGACAGTTATAGGAAAGAAGACTAGAGAACATTGTGCATGGTTTAGAGAAGACAGGTCTGTGTTAGAGATGAAGAGAAAGATCTAGAAATCCTCTTAGGATGGGAAAAGTGTGGCCAGGAGAGGGTGTGCCCTACTTATAACAGGGCCCACCCTGTACCTCATCctctagcacagtgtctggcatgtattaggctttcaataaatatgtgctgaatACATGGCTGAAGGCCCACTCTTGGCAGGATGGCAGCTGAAGTACCACGTGACATGGAGAAGCTTTGATGTTATTTAACATCTGGATGCAAACACACACTGAGATAATCctatatacatgtaaaataagTGGTTATCTATTTGtggtaagctttaaaaaaaatttttttttatatgaaaagTAATACTTAAGGTCCACTGCTtgattcttttttccccagtatagaagaatatgaatttttttatagttgatttacaatgttaatttatgctatacagcaaagtgattcagttatacatatatgtgcattctttttttttttcatattcttttccattatggtttatcataggatattgaatatagttctctgtgctatacataggaccttgttgtttatccattctatatataatagcttacatcagaaaaatataaatttaaaagtaaaagagatCTCATATCACTCTGCAGGGGATCTGAAAAACATTCTTTCTGTATGTGCTATGAAGAGTATCATCTGCAGACCTGTTCAAAATTAGGCCCTGAACAGCCTCCTATGGTACTACCTCCCCTCAGTTACCTAACCTGGTCATTCTACTATTAAAATTATCCATGAGTTAAATACTGAAAGCAggccagtttttttgttttttgtttttggccgcagggcggcagcttgcaggatcttagttccccaaccagggatcgaacccgggcctacggtggtgaaagcaccgagtcctaaccactggaccgccagggaattccctgaaagcAGACCTTTTAAGTCCACAAGACTATTCTTAATCTATTACACAAAGACCTCACTtctcagatactgcattttttacaaactgaaggtttgtggcaaccccgtCACAAGGCTGTCAGTACCGCTTTCCCAACAGCATTcactcacttcatgtctctgtgtcatattttggtaattcttgaaatatctcagactttttcattattattatatctgttatggtgatctgtgattagtgatctttgatgttgctACTATGACTTGccaaaggctcagatgatggttagcattttttagcaataaaacattttttaaattttttttttaaagggaactttatttttatttatctattttctggctgcattgggtcttcgttgctgcgcaggctttctttagttgcggcgagggggggggctactctttgttgcggtgcacgggcttctcactgcagtggcttctcttgttgcagagcacgggctctaggcgcgcggtcttcagtagtggtggcacgcgggctcagtagttgtggcttgcgggctctagagcgcaggctcagtggttgtggcacacgggcttagttgctcctaggcatgtgggatcttcctggaccagggctcgaacccatgtcccgtgcattggcaggcggattcttaaccactgcactaccagggaagcccaataaaacattttt
Protein-coding regions in this window:
- the ACBD5 gene encoding acyl-CoA-binding domain-containing protein 5 isoform X2 — protein: MADTRSVHETRFEAAVKVIQSLPKNGSFQPTNEMMLKFYSFYKQATEGPCKLSRPGFWDPIGRYKWDAWNSLGDMTKEEAMIAYVEEMKKILETMPMTEKVEELLHVIGPFYEIVEDKKSGRSSDLTSDLGNVLTSTPNAKTLNGKAESSDSGAESEEEEAQEGVKGAEQSDNDMKMMKKSADHKNLEIVVTNGYEKDSFVQGVQNDIHASPSLNGRGAETVKSVDQNLEQTEKTAVCVHQDVNDDHVEDVSAIQHLTSDSDSEVYCDSMEQFGQEESLDSFTSNNGPFRYYLGGNPSQPLESSGFPEDVQVSPGNGHRGDTQAAAVEGKGEVKHGGEDGGSNSGAPHREKRAGESEEFSNIRRGRGHRMQHLSEGSKGRQVGSGGDGERWGSDRGSRGSLNEQIALVLMRLQEDMQNVLQRLHKLETLTASQAKSSALQTGNQPPSPRPSWWPFEMSPGALIFAIIWPFIAQWLVHLYYQRRRRKLN
- the ACBD5 gene encoding acyl-CoA-binding domain-containing protein 5 isoform X1 translates to MLFLSFHAGSWESWCCCCCLIPADRPWDRGRRWRLEMADTRSVHETRFEAAVKVIQSLPKNGSFQPTNEMMLKFYSFYKQATEGPCKLSRPGFWDPIGRYKWDAWNSLGDMTKEEAMIAYVEEMKKILETMPMTEKVEELLHVIGPFYEIVEDKKSGRSSDLTSDLGNVLTSTPNAKTLNGKAESSDSGAESEEEEAQEGVKGAEQSDNDMKMMKKSADHKNLEIVVTNGYEKDSFVQGVQNDIHASPSLNGRGAETVKSVDQNLEQTEKTAVCVHQDVNDDHVEDVSAIQHLTSDSDSEVYCDSMEQFGQEESLDSFTSNNGPFRYYLGGNPSQPLESSGFPEDVQVSPGNGHRGDTQAAAVEGKGEVKHGGEDGGSNSGAPHREKRAGESEEFSNIRRGRGHRMQHLSEGSKGRQVGSGGDGERWGSDRGSRGSLNEQIALVLMRLQEDMQNVLQRLHKLETLTASQAKSSALQTGNQPPSPRPSWWPFEMSPGALIFAIIWPFIAQWLVHLYYQRRRRKLN